From one Ctenopharyngodon idella isolate HZGC_01 chromosome 15, HZGC01, whole genome shotgun sequence genomic stretch:
- the LOC127495755 gene encoding zinc finger protein 239-like encodes MCRTIVKMDFIKEEIEDMSDPEPSRIKQEDTEEQIDWMKVKLNEAEGEKQSVKTQRKANKLHTCSQCGKSFRQKAHLKTHMRIHTGEKPYTCSQCGKSFKCTRALGHHLRVHSGEKPFNCDQCGKDFFSSSNLKQHLIVHSDEKPYVCSLCGKSFSRLDHFKRHEKTHNNVRDHVCFDCGKSFTTADNLKQHQRIHTGERPYKCSYCDKSFTVSGNLKIHERLHTGEKPYNCTQCGKSFISAKSLSYHLYIHTEDKPFNCDQCSKKFNSSSHLKQHLKVHSDEKPHLCSFCGKRTHTREKLYKCSYCDETFTHSGHLKSHERVHTGEKPYHCIQDRVSPNLKL; translated from the exons atgtgcCGTACTATTGTAAAGATGGactttattaaagaggagattgaagacatgagtgatccagaaccatccagaataaaacaggaagatactgaggaacaaatag acTGGATGAAAGTGAAACTGAATGAAGCAGAGGGGGAAAAGCAGAGCGTCAAAACTCAAAGAAAAGCTAATAAGCTTCacacctgctctcagtgtggaaagagtttcagacaaAAAGCACACCTTAAGacacacatgagaattcacactggagagaaaccgtatacatgctctcagtgtggaaagagttttaaatGTACAAGAGCTCTCGGTCATCATCTGCGCgttcactctggagaaaaaccattcaattgtgatcagtgtggtaaagattttttttcctcatcaaATCTAAAACAACACCTGATAGTTCACTCAGATGAGAAGCCGTACGTGTGTTCactctgtggaaagagtttttcaaggCTGGATCATTTTAAACGGCACGAGAAAACACACAATAATGTGCGAGATCATGTGTGCTttgactgtgggaagagctttacaACAGCTGACAATCTGAAACAgcaccaaagaattcatactggagaaagaccttacaagtgctcatattgtgacaagagtttcactGTGTCTGGAAACCTGAAAATACATGAGCgacttcatactggagagaagccgtacaaCTGTACtcaatgtgggaagagtttcataAGTGCCAAAAGTCTCAGTTATCATCTGTACATTCACACTGAAGATAAACCATTCAACTGTGATCAGTGTAGTAAAAAGTTTAATTCATCATCACATCTAAAACAAcacctgaaagttcattcagatgagaAGCCTCACTTGTGTTCTTTCTGTGGAAAGAGAACTCATACTAGAGAAAAACtttacaagtgctcatattgtgacgAGACTTTTACTCATTCTGGTCACCTAAAATCACATGAGCgtgttcatactggagagaagccgtaccacTGCATTCAGGACAGAGTTTCACCTAATCTAAAACTCTAG